A single genomic interval of Spinacia oleracea cultivar Varoflay chromosome 6, BTI_SOV_V1, whole genome shotgun sequence harbors:
- the LOC110785922 gene encoding uncharacterized protein — protein MRGLGRASNLVLEGCNWKVGNGKSIVAGRDKWVNGGTPVFSSNVTLRQAKDWKVHHFLLPSGEGWNLAEINSSFEFLDARRILSMELPSSNAEDFLYWKYHISGKLSVKSAYAMLVLGDSSDYGLNSESVFYKSLWSMKILPKWKIFFWKLLHNGIATKANLGRRGVQLSTVCDECNAGDEDLQHLFRFRKFAQDVWRSGSLAIHSNFNEAMSFQEWFLFYIRRFQSQDGKNSPRCLYFMSTLWILWLVRNNRVFRGQSTSSSAMHNCIKSGLDQISILHQHPSPYLRFFHPPEVDPIFPPGFSRIILSGIEDGNPTTIIVSDGSWFKSSKIAGMGWYLDRQQVPSDRILGGAQPGLTSSALHSEVLACLLSLRRASQAGFNRVTIFIDSLRLVDLLRSMEIVDINLIWTLAEIQRIGKTFLWCCINKVDRQRVHQAHKLAKAASTLCLSFCNLP, from the coding sequence ATGAGAGGGTTAGGTAGAGCTTCCAACCTGGTTCTTGAAGGGTGTAATTGGAAAGTGGGTAACGGAAAGTCAATTGTTGCAGGGAGGGATAAGTGGGTGAATGGAGGTACTCCAGTTTTCAGTTCTAATGTCACTCTTAGGCAAGCTAAGGATTGGAAAGTACACCATTTCTTGCTTCCTTCTGGGGAAGGCTGGAATTTAGCAGAGATCAATTCTAGTTTTGAATTCTTGGATGCTCGGAGAATTTTGAGTATGGAACTTCCTTCTTCTAATGCTGAGGATTTCCTTTATTGGAAATACCATATATCAGGTAAGCTTTCTGTTAAGTCTGCGTATGCCATGTTAGTTTTAGGAGATTCTAGTGACTATGGGTTGAATTCAGAGTCCGTTTTCTATAAATCCTTATGGTCTATGAAGATTCTTCCTAAATGGAAAATATTCTTTTGGAAGCTCCTTCATAATGGGATTGCTACTAAGGCTAATTTAGGGAGGAGGGGTGTTCAGCTATCAACGGTGTGTGACGAGTGTAATGCAGGAGATGAGGATCTTCAGCATCTTTTTCGGTTTCGCAAGTTTGCTCAGGATGTTTGGAGGAGTGGTTCACTCGCTATCCATTCAAATTTCAATGAAGCCATGTCTTTCCAAGAATGGTTTCTGTTTTATATCCGACGATTTCAAAGTCAGGATGGTAAGAATAGTCCGAGGTGTTTGTACTTTATGAGTACTCTTTGGATTTTATGGTTGGTTAGGAATAATCGTGTTTTTAGAGGTCAATCTACTTCTTCTTCGGCAATGCATAATTGTATCAAGTCAGGTTTGgatcaaatttcaatattgcaccagCATCCGTCACCTTATTTAAGGTTTTTCCATCCTCCTGAAGTGGATCCGATCTTTCCTCCGGGCTTTTCTAGGATTATCTTATCAGGGATTGAAGATGGAAATCCCACTACTATAATTGTGTCTGATGGGTCTTGGTTTAAAAGCTCTAAGATTGCTGGTATGGGATGGTATTTGGATAGGCAACAGGTTCCAAGTGATCGAATTTTAGGGGGTGCGCAGCCAGGTTTGACAAGTTCTGCTCTCCACTCTGAGGTTTTAGCTTGTTTATTAAGTCTGCGGCGGGCGTCTCAAGCCGGGTTTAATAGAGTCACAATTTTTATTGATTCTCTACGTTTGGTCGATTTACTGAGATCGATGGAGATTGTGGATATCAACCTCATCTGGACGCTTGCGGAAATCCAAAGAATTGGAAAGACCTTTCTATGGTGCTGTATTAACAAGGTTGATAGGCAGAGAGTTCATCAGGCGCACAAGCTTGCAAAGGCAGCTTCTACTTTATGTTTGTCGTTTTGTAATTTACCTTAA